TGCCAGGCTGTCGCCGCCGAACTTCTCCAGCACGGCTTGGGCAATCACCAGGCTGACCATCGCTTCGGCCACGACGCCGGCGGCCGGGACCGCGCAGACATCGGAGCGCTGATGGTGGGCGGTCGTGGCTTCACCGGTGGCGGTATCCACGGTCCGCAGGGGGCGGGGAACGGTGGCGATCGGCTTCATAGCCGCGCGCACTCGAACCGACTCTCCATTACTCATGCCGCCTTCGATCCCGCCGGCGCGGTTGGTCGTGCGTATCACCCGGCCCTCGTCGTTGAGGGCGATCTCGTCGTGGGCCTCAGAACCGCGTCGGGCGGCAGTGCGGAACCCGTCGCCGATCTCCACGCCTTTGATGGCCTGTATGCTCATGAGCGCTCCTGCCAGCCGGGAGTCCAGCCGGCGGTCCCAGTGCACGTAACTGCCCAACCCCGGCGGGACGCCGTCGACGATGACCTCTACCAGCCCGCCCAGCGTCTCGCCCGCTTTGTGGGCGGCGTCGACTTCCGCGACCATCGCCTCTGAGGTCTGCGGATGGAAGCAGCGGAGGGGATCGGCGTCCAAAACCTCTACATCGGCTGCGGTGGGCAGCCCGGAATCCTCAGGGACAGAGACGGCGCCCACCGCGGCGGTGTGGGAGACGGTGGTGATACCCAGTGCGTTCAGTAATTGGCTGGCGGCGGTGCCTAGTGCCACGCGGGTGGCTGTTTCCCGGGCGGAGGCGCGCTCCAACACCGACCGAGCTTCGGTGAATCCATACTTCTGCATGCCGGGGTAGTCGGCGTGCCCGGGGCGCGGTCGGGTCAGCGGCGCGCTGCGGGCCTGACCTTCGATCTCAGCGGGGTCCACCGGAT
The sequence above is a segment of the Nesterenkonia lutea genome. Coding sequences within it:
- the aroC gene encoding chorismate synthase yields the protein MLRWLTSGESHGKSLIGIIEGLPAGVELNTSHIDKTLARRRLGYGRGARMKFERDKVQLLAGVRHGTTMGGPLTIEIANTEWPKWEKVMSADPVDPAEIEGQARSAPLTRPRPGHADYPGMQKYGFTEARSVLERASARETATRVALGTAASQLLNALGITTVSHTAAVGAVSVPEDSGLPTAADVEVLDADPLRCFHPQTSEAMVAEVDAAHKAGETLGGLVEVIVDGVPPGLGSYVHWDRRLDSRLAGALMSIQAIKGVEIGDGFRTAARRGSEAHDEIALNDEGRVIRTTNRAGGIEGGMSNGESVRVRAAMKPIATVPRPLRTVDTATGEATTAHHQRSDVCAVPAAGVVAEAMVSLVIAQAVLEKFGGDSLAEVKRNLASYLKNLPPLGANPQAAGHDGDPIPSLTKGGV